TGGATACAAAAGATCATCCAAGCAGGCCCCAAAAGGATACAATTCATCTTATAGGAATTACAACTTAGTCATCTAAACCGACACAAACTACAGCTATATCATATTCATGCAGTTTTTCTGGCATAAAAAACTGTCTGTGAGGTAGCAATTAAGGCCCAAGGCAGCCTGAAGAGATCCAAAAAAGGGACCCAAAGAATATCTACTTTCAAATTGCTATGATGCAAAAACTTGAGTTGGCGAATATCTAGCAGTATCTTATAATATTACAAAAAACTTTTACTCGTACTTTATCTCATGCTAGAGATAATTCTATAATCTCCATAAAGCATGCAATATTGCGCACTTTAGTCTATGGAGTGTTCCCAAATTGGAGTCCAGAAGTACATAAGGTTTATCAAGAAAGTTTGGGAAACTACTTATGTACTTCTATCATCCTACTGACATCTTTGAGACAGGTGAAGAATATTTCTTCAGAGAATAGGAGTTCGTGATGCAGCTATCTCTTGGGAATGATGCCTAGATTTCTTCCAATTTCACTAGACATTTCATTATATTAGAGTATAGAGCAGTTAAAACCATCCAACCTAAACTGACCATTTAACTTTCTATACATTGCTTTTCACCTCATTAGTTGTAAGGAACTACTATCCAGAATGAGAAGGGTCACTACAGCACTATAAGAGAttacaaatctggaaaaactcCATTGATAACATAAAATACAGACAATTGAAGAACCTCTACTCCCTCTTTCATGGATAAGCTAGAAAGAAGTTACATTAAGGAGTCATGACTCAACATATACACCTCCCCTTATTAGTCCTACAACAAATATGTGACTCCTTGGGAATTAGCTCTTACTTTCCAGTCTTAACTTCCCGCGCAAGTCCCATCCATCTGCCCATTTCTGAGGAATAAATTATACAAGTGTACATGTTTGTCTGAGGATATCCTCTATGCTAATCCCATCAATTAGCTTATGTGTGTAAATTTAATTCTTCGCGCGAGTCGCTCGCATCTTGGCCATCTACCTAAAGCAGATTACTAAATGTGTGCGTATTTATATAGATGGGCAAGAAGGACGGGACTTGTGCTGGGAAATTAATTATTATGTACATGCACACAATGGCAAATGGGCCAGATGGATGATTCACATGGAAATTTATGTGGAATTGAAAAATATGGATTACAGCCAAATAGTCTCATATTTGTCATGGGACTAATATGGGCGCTAGCAGTGTGGGCTAAGTGCCATATTGCCACCACCCATATATCCATGCATCTAATTTCTCTGAAACATGGTATCACCGTGTTTCATTAATACTCCATTTTTGCTTAtcttactttttttctttttctttatttttaatccTTATCCTTTATAGCGAATTAGCAATATATTCAAACCCCTCATACAAATCTACTACATCTCATTGGAAAGGATACCATGGCATAACTTTGGCACAAATTTCCACCATCTCTGTCTCACATTAAAAGATTCGCTTTCTTCTTTTCAATAATCCGCAAAGTAACTCATATTTAATTATTGACATGATGGTTATGCGTTTGATTATTGAAAGCTGAGGAAGGACTTGACAGAGAGAGATGGCAGAGAGGGAGTGATGAAAATTGTTAGTGAAGAAGAGCGGGAAAGAGGGATGACTGATGACAAAAGAGATTAATCACTAGAGTTGGGCAGCGGCTACAAAAGAAATAAGAGACTCAAGGTTTCTTCTAAAAAGGCTCGGAAgtaattttgtaaaaagaaaaaataattataatacaagCTCGATTAGGCTCACTAGCCCTCGTGCCTTCAATTGTGGAGTTTGAGCTCAACTTCATTTGCTACTTGAGCAGCTTATGCTCTACCTtgtgttttgataaaatggagtcAAGCTGAGGTACTCACTAGAAGCTCCTTTCACTTACACCCCTGTTCTTGAGGATGAGAAGGAGGTTTTGTTCGATTCTTTTGAATTTGTATTGATAGTGCGATTGGATGATGGAGCTGCCACTTCTAGCTCCACTCGCTTTTTGTATGATTTTAACATTTTCAGTGGACGCTTCTAGCTGCCACTTACATTTTTGTGGGATTATGCTTGTCATTATGACAAAGCTTAAGACGACTTCGATAAGAAAAGAGGTTGATGCAAGCAACAAACCTTCAGTCGGATGAGAAGGAAAAgagacaaaataaaataaatagttaagtgaaaaaataacaaaaaatatataaaataaatgCTCTCATGGGAATCTCAAGCTAAGCCCAGATTTCCCATTTCAAATATGACTGTGTTGGTCCTATCTCATTTTTGGCCCATACCCTATTAATCGACTCCATTTAACCCAAATTATCACGGGCATGTGTAACTAAATGAAAGTTTAATCTATTTTCCACAATTTACTTTAACCCAAAGTAAAGTGAAACAATAACAAGTAAATGCTCTCATAGGAATCCCAAGTCAAGCCCACATTTTCCCATTTAGAATATGATTCTGTTGGTCCTATcctattttagaaaatttaaccCAAATTGTGGCAGACATGCATAGCTAAATGAAAGTCAAACCTATTTGCCTGCATTATGATCCATCTTTGATCCTTCATTGAAAATAGCTACAACTTCACTCACTCTTACACCGAACTTATCGCTTGTCTTATGTCAAGCTTTATCAGCCAAGTACCCACACATCTAAAGGTAACACACATTGAACACCCCCTCTTTTGATGCAGTATCTTTATCTTGTCAATGTGCTGTGGACACCTGATCATAACTGCCTCACACCTCTTCACACCCCTTCATCTAAAAGATCTGAGCTACCGTGAGCATCTTGGGAATTATTTCTGCAGCACATAACCAACAGTGTGTTCCCCCAGATCAAAAAGGGGTCCAACCAAAGATCATGTTTCTGTATCACTGTATTCTTTGAAAGTACTTTGCACAATTTCATGAGTATAACAATCCACAATGCTTTTGCTTGACTTGGAAGCATGAAATGGTCAAATTCTGCTCTTAAAACAATAACGTAATTATAGGTTCTCAATGCATTAAGTTTATATAATCTCAGTCAACACTACAGGAAAATGTTTGCTCCAAATGATCTTTCGTTTGACCACTCTTAACTATATCTACAATTGCACCAGACataaataagagaaaatataaAAGTCACCACTCCAGACTTGTAGCATCAATCATCCAAACTATTTTACTCCATCAACCTCTCTTCTGGAAAAATGAAGGACGTACATTGTACCCCAAATGAGTAAACATTGAGTTCTGAGATGCCATCTAATATGAACTAACTGAAGAAGGTTCACAGAAGCATTCTATGAAGTACTCTCACTCATCTTCCAAATATCTGCAAAACTAAAACGCTAAAGCAAATACCATTTCTAACTCTGACAAGCTTTACTTCTATGTCCAAGACTAATCTCTTCTGCTTTTAGGAAAAAAGCCAAACCCTGCAATTTATACATAAAGTACGCCCTGTTCTAATCTTCTATATCATGCTTGCATATAGATAAATGCAACTGACAAATGAGTTTCCAGCTTAATCcttcatagttgaaatcaaaCCTTCACCACTAAAAGAGGATAACCGATCACTAAACAACCTTAAAATCCACATATGCGTGTCTCATTTTGTCTTGAAGTATAAGTTCCCCAAGGCCCTAGAATCTATAGCACTTTGAATTAGCTCAACTCTGATTCAAGACATCCACTTGAAATTTGTAAATCCCATTGCAAACGACAGATAAGTCCAGCACAAGGCTAGTTCTAGGCTTTGGCTCAGGGCTGGACAAATTtcacatgcaattaagggaattGGGACAGCAACCAAACATCCAAGCATGTGTAAAGAGCAACTGTGCCAAGGGATGCTTAAAAGGGTCATTAATCCTACAATATAACAACAGCGGGGCAAGACATGATGGAAAAAGATAGTCACTCAAAATCCATACTTATGAAGGGAAACACGTAACAGGGAATGTGAACAGACCAATATGTGCCGCGCAAACATAGAAATGAACTAGTTGCATCTCATCCAGTTTGAGCAATTTATGTTCTCCTTAACTGTTTCAATGTGCATTTTCTCCCCAAATTTCATTACAGGATTGAACacctaattaataatttattaagtcAATTGCCTTGCAaattttatatgattaaaaaTAGTCCCTTATGATAAACCACAGTCAGATTAAACTAATGTTAGATATCATTTCTGACAACTGAGTGCCCCAATtcttgcattttgatgaaaaattaGTCAATAGAATGAGCAAATAACCAATTCTTGCATTCTGACAAAAAATTAGTCAATGGAAAGTGAATACATTCACATACAGTCAGTCGGCAAACATCCGTAACCTTCTAATAACAACTAACAGAATATATACGCTTCAAGCCAATGCTCGTCATGAATCAACTAATGAATCAAATCCTGACCAGCAAAGACGATAAGACGATGTCGAATGtaattcaaaaatgaaaatcataaggAAACAGAATGATGGCCACTGACAATATAATACAACGTCATACAACTACATGAGTAAAATTTAGATGAATAAAAAGATAAATACAAGAACAACCCacccaaaattcaacaaaatccTATTATCACAGAATCACCAATCactaagcaaataaatttactATTAACCCAGTAAATTAGGATCATACGTTGAAAGGACAGAGGAGAAAAGACTGACCATTTTGATcgtttacttgattacttggaGTTAACTCTTCGCCAAATTCTTTATCAATATCATCATCTACTTCTCCTTTGacatctcctcctcctcctactACTTCCTCCTCGACTTCTTCCTCGACCTCTTCTTccacttcttcctcttcttcaacttcaatttcCTCTTCCACCTCAATCTCCTCCTCAATTTCTTCGTACTCTATGTCTTCGTCGGAAAGAGCCTCGGAGTTTGTTTCCGCGGAGGACGGATCCTTGGCCGTCGCCGCCGCCGCCATTCTCAACGGTGGACGAGACGAGAGAACTAAAAATTTGGGGTCAGGATAAGAAATCGCAAATATAAAAGACAACCTAGTCGATTAAAGAGGCTACGTAGAGTCATCGGAGGAAAACTTTTGCGGGAGAGGAGGCGAAATTGGAAGTTGGAGCTTGAGTAGGAAAAATGGCATCATGTTGCAAGAACCGAGCGGGGGTCAGACGGCTGGGTGGACCGGATGACGAGCGAGGCTTCGACAGCTTTATAAGTTATAGGTTTGGCGGACGAATGTCTCGCATGCAATGGAGTCGTGCAACTCCATATTTGCGAATTGCTTTTATTGGCAATTCATTAATTACTCTTGATTTTCTCACCTCTTAAATTTGGCAGAAAGATTCTTTagttcgtttttttttttcattttattgataaCACCCCTTGTGATCAATCTGTAactgaaataataaaaaagtttagaaTTCGGAATGAGGAAAGTGTTAATAACAATTTGCTTGactctttttgattttttggttgtgtgttttatttatgattttttttctaaatggtTAAGCAATTCTAATTTATTTACCATTTAAATGTACCATACTAACATCTGTTACCTCCACGTTCAAATAGTTTTTaatttaactttattttttttttcaagatacTAACAAATCGAgctctttttaaaaaaaaattaaaagggtTATTGCCTTCTGGGCATCGATTAGAGAAAAATGTTTattcttttattcattttttagtaGAAGCTTTGGTTCATTATTAGATCCTAGTGTATTACTTGTTACTGGTTTAGTGCTTAGttcgcttttcttttttttttatcaattatgATGATTAGTTTCAAAAGGTAATAAGTAAGAAACATTGCACTCAAATTCACTCGTttacccaaaaataaaaaataaaaaatctaaacacataatgaacaaCGGATCCAACCGCATTAAGTTGTGGTCTGTTGGGCGTCAATGTAATTGGTCTGACAATGATACTTTTAGTTTGCGCTTAATGGGCCTTTGCCTTCTAttaaaccaaaaagaaaagagagaacaaaAAACAATTGATGCAAGTTCACGCCATACGGGATATTTTGATGGTTATTTTTTGATATCGTATCTTTGAATTAAATTCACGAGTTTATTATGAAAAAAAGGTATTTTTAACTCTTAGATTGCAATAATTTCAAGCATTAGAAAGTACATAATTATCATTATTAGATATTCAAATTGAGGGAATGATTTTCAAAAGGAACTATAGAACGATCGCATACGATATTCCCTCGtgaaaaagaacaaattttCCTAAATTCACAGTTTATCAATTAATGAATTTAGATGAATATATGCAAAATTTAGAATTTAAATTCGAATTGGATCAAGTGCCGTGCATTCACTGATATATAATATGCATTGCCAATATACATTGAATTAATGCTTTATAAAATAGAGATAACTTCAAAATATGTTGAATCTACCAAAACAAAGCACGATATACTTGGCAGATCCATCGTGAAAAAACTACTCTGTTATGTAAATTAAGTATAttcattgaaaatattttctaatatATTCATTTGGTACATCAGCATATACTGATGCACATATCTTTGATCGAATTCCTGTTTCGCCATCGAGGTTACGTGAATACCATGAGAAGCATTACGTATGTTTATGGCCATTTCACGTTGCTCTTTAATATGCAAGATGAGTTGAACATTCACTTTGCGTAGTTTACTTGTTCAGAAagcaatttttcttcaaaaagtgTCCTTTTATGCTGTTGTGGAGAATTTCTAAACTTCAGTTTAGAAAATGTCAAGAGGCAAATTCATGCAGGGGTAGTTTACTGAGTGTCGTGAGGGGTCTTTACTTCTTAGCAGCAGCGGCCTTACTGGCTTGCCCTTGTGGGGTTTGCCATCCCACATCGGTTCTAGGGGGGGTTTGGGTTTGGTTTATAAGTCCCTGGGAGgacctcaagagttgccggcttttgaggtttcttctgggattaggtttataaaaGCCGAATTTCTAAACTTCAGTTTAGAAAAGGTCAAGAGATGCTGTGTGGAGAAGCATGCAAGTTTATGTGAGAACGTAAAATAGCCTTACAAGGGTTCTACAACTTACAAGTGCAGCTTTTCAATAGAATGTAGGCTTAATCAAACAAGGCTCCctgtaaacaaatttttttttttttaccctttaaCATTTATTGTATCACAAGTTCAATGGCAAGACCATCGGTGTAGTTCGTATATATTTATTCTATCAAATAATGCGAATATGTCTATCAACGTAAGTGCATAAAAGTAATTCTTCTGTAGTTTCTTACTTttatctcccttttttttttcttctttttcctcctcaCCATGGCAGCCTACCATTTTGCACAGCTATTAACTGAAACCTCAAAGACCCTCAAAGCTATTTTGCACAGCTATTAAAGAGAGACCCTCAAAGACAGAGAGTATATTCAACCAAGAGATTTGAGTTACTGTGCACAAGATTTACTTTGAATTAAATCCTGAAAATGGTATCCAACAGTggaatcatttaaaaaaaaaaaagaataaaactaGAGCTGCTAGGTGTGTACCTATTCGTGGTATTTCTTACAGTGCTGATATACTTTATGGGAAAGTATAAACTCGGTGCCAATATTTCATGCAAGAGATTACCTAAACCACTAATATGACTGTTAATGGAGTTGGATCAGTCCGAACTCAACCCATTCAACCCAAAAAAGGTTCAATGAGACTAATCTTTCATTGAGTTGGGTTGAGTTTGAACTTAAATATTAGATTCAAATTAAATGAGAGTCGAGTTTTGGTTTTATTAGATTCAAACCTGATATAAGTTTGGCCCTTAAACCTgcatatatgtatgtgtgtgtataatattaaaattttatatttatgagttgtgtcaaaatataataatatacaagaaatattaaatatgcaaaattatGTCAAAAGATTCAAAAGAACAAATCTTAATACAAGCGAATTAAGGATTTTTTAAAATGTATTGGTTGTTGATCacgttttattactatttttcatgtaCATTGAACTAATTGGACATGTTATTGCTGAAAATTTCttggtttatatactttttaatgAATTGTTACTTGTTTGTGTATAGTTTTAATATTGTGGTCTTGTGGATATTAAATTAGCTTTAAAATTTAATAGTTATAGCAGTTATATTAAGGAAATTAATGAGCAATAAGTGAGTTTGGGCTAATCTTGAATTAGGCTCATAGTTCGAATATTTTGTGAATTGAATatgaatttcatatttattaacTCGAAACTCATAATTTAAAATGGTACTAACTATATGAATCGAATCTGGACTTATTAAAACCCATCTCAAATGGCTCAATTGACAGGCCTAGCCGACAACCTTCCACAATTTTTCAAAGTAAATATTTAACCatcaaattcttttcttcttcactatATAAGAACCCATACAAAGCGAAAGATCACTGGTATATATGAAATTTTTTAGAAACTTATGGTGCAATAAAGAGACAATGAGTGTGTTTAGAcaataaattatttgaaataattaaaaaataataatgtagcacttttttgatgtgatacatgtgagataaaaaaaatggttgaaaaatTTATTGATAATATAAGCAAATAAAGTTTTGCAATATGTAATTATCATCAGATAATTACGTGTGGAAAGGAACCCAGTGccttataataaaattttaaaaaaaaagaaaagaagaagaagtcaaactttatcaaaaaaattagaaagatAACAAGCATAATTTTTGCCAATTATAATTTTAATCCgggcaagaaaaaagaaaaagaaaggaaataaaccAACTTCATGTTGACATTGCGGATAACGGCAGCACCGTTGATGGCGCATTAATTCATGCAATTGGAACTTTGTTTGCAATAGAAGGTTTGATTATTCAAAGGGATAGCATCATATCACCCAGCTCCTCTAAAGTTTTCAAAATCTTGCTTACCTCTCTTATTAACTTGACAAGATTAAATATTTCTATCAAATGTCACAAATTGACAACATTGCCCTTGCTCTTAATAACTATTTAActaaaaagtcaaaacaaaataaaattttaaaacaaaaaaatgtaaatttaaaaaaaaattgttagctAATAATGGTTCATATTTATTTACATTGGGATCATGGTAGAATAGCAAAAGACAtgaataaattaaaactaattAAAGTCAACCACTTGCAAGGATTTTGGCGAGTAATTAATATCTTAAATGATTTCGTGCACAATTAAGTTACAATTAAGGAAGTCAAGATATTTTTTAGGAAAATGTGCTTTAATTCATAGTGTAGTTTAAATTGTATTGAAAACTCAAATAATCTATTCATACGTGcgaatttttcaagatatttacaagttataaaaatttaaccttaatttatttttattgttgttaTAAATTTCATAAGTAGGATAACATAAGGGTAGTATTAGAAcaaaagttttatttttcttgtatttcttccaaaggggttaaaatgttacaagaaaagttaatttaagggaggtaagtgagattttaaaaactttaagggagctaagttatattataagaaatttcgggggagatttctgaaattatcccttatttaAATGGGAAAATGACTCAGAAGTCCACTCGGAGAGTTATGCGACGAATTAATGGTCACGGGAGGACAAAGGCAGGCGTCGGGGCCCCGGCACGCGGATTTTTAAATCCCAACTCGGTGCATGCAacctttttatgatgtgatagaTTCTGATCTTTTTTGCATACCCAATTGCCCGATGAGGGTgccgcttttttttttttttttcttattcattttataattttaacgtttggtaaaatactaaaattatattaataacGTACATAgcataaaataaattagattgaaaaagaaaaattagataCGCTAAAGTGATGTAAATCATCAAGAGACAACCCTCTAATTCTATGGAAGTGCTAGAATATATTGGTAAAGAAAATTGTTAATAACACGCCCTTTcccttataatttttttttttgttaaaagacATGAAAATGTACAGACAAAcctgtatttctttttttttttctagtgaaGGGCATTATTAGTGGCACTCCATCTCCTTCATAATTTGTTTTCCACAAAAAAGTTGCATGGAGAAAATTAAGTGGTATTTACAAAATGAAGCCCAATAATATTAACTTTTGGTAAAATACTAGAATTATATTAATGGTGTACATTGCATATAAAATAGATTAGACGAGCTAAGATGGAATAAATTATCAAGTGGTAATCCTCTAAATTGCAAGGTCATGTTAGAAAAATATGATATAACAATATCAAGAGCTCCCATTTCCAAATACATATTACTATAGAGATATAGGGAAAAAAACAATTTGAGAGACAATTAAAGAGCTTGTGTTATCTACCTAATAGTATCCAATTATAACATTGAGTATTGGCAACATTTTACATGCAACACAGGATGCTAAGTCACTATAaaatctttcttctttttttttttggcaaaacgctataaattttttctttatatctataaattgatttttttttgttagcttGACAAGTGAGGGAATTTGAATCCAAAACTTCTTACTTACCTTGTTTTCATCTTATCACCCAATCCAATCATTCCTTCATAAAtaaattgattttattttattgtttgagGCAACCATTACCTTAGTGCTTGACATAATTACTTCAATTACCTCCTTCAATCACCTCCTTAATAGTTGGAGCTCCGCGGAATCATTTTCCATAGTAAACCAATTCCACCAAGGGAACCCGGCTTGCCTCTCTTGGCAGTCCAATCAAAACTTGGCAGCTTctgaataaaaataattaatcttCAACTGTCTCTACCTGTACATCACGCACGTCCCTTAAACGCTCTCCTTTCTTCTCACGCACAAACACGCAGTGCATTGTCTCGTACTTCCCTGTCCCCTGCTCCTAGTAGAAAGTAAACACCTCGGAGAAAAAAAATACTACTAGATTAAGAATAAGCTTTGTGGTTCAATGGGAGAAGAATGTGATATGGGCACCACATAGTACATAGACAAGGTTGGATaaacaaaaccaaacaaaagagCAGAGCAACAGAAGTCTGCAATATGCTGAGACCAAGAGGGTTCTTCGTACTCTTCTTTATCTCCTTCTGCTTCTTCTCATCTCTCAAACCTTCATTCCCTCGTCCTGGTTAGTCTTTCTTTTCCTTACTTACTTTACTCTTTTTCTCATTATATAGTAGCAAGCAACTAGTATTACTATCTTTTTTCACATTTATTGCATAATCTATAGTTGAACTGATTTGTTATGTACTTGTGGATAGAGCCCAGAATTGCATTTAGTCTGCATTACTCAAAGGGTCTTTGATTTATAAATTTGAATCCCAGGGATTATGCACTTTGTTGGGGTAATGATGAAAGTGCTCTTTACTAATTCAGTGCTCTCTGTGAGTTGGCTGGTAGTTGTCTGAAAGGTCAAATCGAATTTTTTTTGACCTGGATAATTTGGAAACATAGGTTCTTGATTCATTTAGTAGGATAATTACTCGGGGTGTTGGATGTAACTGTGGGGCtaattttgattcttttttaATAGAGTGGATGGTTGATATGTTAAGGAAATTGTATACTAGCTCCAAAATTTGGTGAGTGTTTAGTTGGTGGTTAAGGAAAGTATTACTTAAAGTTGTGATTCTTTCCTAATATTCACcacactttgtttttttttttccccaaaagggAAGGAAATCAGTCTATGAAAGGAACTGTTTTTTGTATTGTTAGTCTTTGCTGGGGTACACAAATTGGTTAGGGAAGAGAAGGTGAAAGAAGGGGTTGGGGGGAAcgaggagaaaaaagaaatgagCAAAATGAGGTATTTTGCCAGTAAAGTTTCTATCTTCATCCACTAAATTGGGCTTTTGGAAGTCAAATTACTAGCTTTGTAAGAGTTCTGAAGTTCTTTCATGCTTAATtctctaaatttttttatttctctccCGCAAAGTGAAGGTAAGGTAGAAGAATAAAAAGCACAGTTCTTTGTCACTTCAAATGCAGTGTCAACAATATTACTGGTTTCTTAAACCGTGTTTACTTATTTGGAAGATCAACGAAGAGTTATTGCTAGAGTATTAGTGACAATGGATGTTAAGCCTAAAAAACACAACATAAACAGAAAGATGTACCTTGCCATCATACAATGAGGCAAATAGTTAAACTGTTATAGCTGTATGCTTGCTATCTGAGCTAGTCTTCTTCCAGTTCTTATCTAGTTAACAACTTTTACTATGACAAATGCATGAAATTACTTATACATTAATTTGAGACCCAAAGTGTATACAGGCCAAGGACATGGAAGAAGATTTGATTCATGATTTCCTTTGTTTATTGCAGCACCATATGTGATGAGAATAAGTTGTGGAGCTCGTACAGATGTCCGGACTTCCCCAACTAATACTCTATGGTATAAGGATTTTGCATACACGGGAGGAATACCAGCTAATGGAACCCGCCCAAGTTTTATAACTCCAAGTCTTGATACTCTTCGCTATTTTCCTTTATCTGAGGGACCTGAAAATTGTTACAATATCAATAGAGTACCTCATGGCCACTACACTGTTAGGATCTTCTTTGGATTAGTTGCAGAGCCAAATTTTAACAATGAACCCTTGTTTGATGTTTCCATAGAAGGAACACTAGCTTATTCTTTGCCATCTGGGTGGAGCAATCATGATGATGAGCAGGCATTTGTCGAAGCCCTTGTGTTCCTTGAGGATGGGACTGCATCACTTTGCTTCCATAGCACTGGTCACGGAGATCCAGCAGTAATGGCAATCGaaattcttcaagttgatgataGTGCATACTATTTTGGCCCTGGACATGGTCAAGGGACAATTCTTAGGACTGTTAAAAGATATAGTTGTGGTTCCGAGCATCAAAAGTTTGGTGCTGACTACAGTGCCGACAGTTGGGGTGGGGATCGATTTTGGGATTCCCGCCTAACTTTTGGTCAGAGTAATGATCACACCATATCTACAACAAACAGCATCAAAGTACCCTCATCATCACCTAACTTCTATCCTGAAGCTCTCTACCAGACTGCTCTTATTAGTACAGATAATCAACCTGATTTAGTCTACACAATGGAtattgacccgaacagaaactACTCAGTTTGGTTGCATTTTGCAGAAATTGATCCTTCAGTAACTGCTGCAGGGAAAAGGGTATTTGACATTTTGATAAATGGTGATGCTGTGTTTCGAGATGTTGACATTGTCAAAATGACTGGTGCTATTAATACAGCTCTAGTGCTGAATACAACTGTTCCTGTTAGTGGTCGAGGTTTGACAATCAGTTTGCACCCTACAAAGGGTAATCATGCCATAATCAATGCTATTGAGATATTTGAGATTGTAGCAGCAGAATCCAAAACATTACCTGATGAAGGTACAGAGCAAAATTTTCTCACTTTCTCCCATGTCTTCTTAGCTAATGTTTTGTTTTGGGGTAAAGCTCACTTGACTCATGCACACTA
This portion of the Coffea arabica cultivar ET-39 chromosome 2e, Coffea Arabica ET-39 HiFi, whole genome shotgun sequence genome encodes:
- the LOC140004250 gene encoding receptor-like protein 4 isoform X1, which produces MLRPRGFFVLFFISFCFFSSLKPSFPRPAPYVMRISCGARTDVRTSPTNTLWYKDFAYTGGIPANGTRPSFITPSLDTLRYFPLSEGPENCYNINRVPHGHYTVRIFFGLVAEPNFNNEPLFDVSIEGTLAYSLPSGWSNHDDEQAFVEALVFLEDGTASLCFHSTGHGDPAVMAIEILQVDDSAYYFGPGHGQGTILRTVKRYSCGSEHQKFGADYSADSWGGDRFWDSRLTFGQSNDHTISTTNSIKVPSSSPNFYPEALYQTALISTDNQPDLVYTMDIDPNRNYSVWLHFAEIDPSVTAAGKRVFDILINGDAVFRDVDIVKMTGAINTALVLNTTVPVSGRGLTISLHPTKGNHAIINAIEIFEIVAAESKTLPDEVRALQSLKTALGLPLRFGWNGDPCVPQQHPWSGADCQFDKVSNKWVIDGLGLDNQGLRGFLPADISKLHNLQSINFSGNSIGGVIPSSLGTISSLEVLDLSYNFFNGSIPESLGQLTSLRILNLNGNSLSGRVPAALGGRLLHRASFNFTDNAGLCGIPGLRTCGPHLSAGARVGIGLGVCVSFLLIATCLTCWWKRRQNILRAQRIAARDAPYAKARTQFNRDVQLTRHHGHEHARTAAENGPSLLA
- the LOC140004250 gene encoding receptor-like protein 4 isoform X3, translating into MLRPRGFFVLFFISFCFFSSLKPSFPRPAPYVMRISCGARTDVRTSPTNTLWYKDFAYTGGIPANGTRPSFITPSLDTLRYFPLSEGPENCYNINRVPHGHYTVRIFFGLVAEPNFNNEPLFDVSIEGTLAYSLPSGWSNHDDEQAFVEALVFLEDGTASLCFHSTGHGDPAVMAIEILQVDDSAYYFGPGHGQGTILRTVKRYSCGSEHQKFGADYSADSWGGDRFWDSRLTFGQSNDHTISTTNSIKVPSSSPNFYPEALYQTALISTDNQPDLVYTMDIDPNRNYSVWLHFAEIDPSVTAAGKRVFDILINGDAVFRDVDIVKMTGAINTALVLNTTVPVSGRGLTISLHPTKGNHAIINAIEIFEIVAAESKTLPDEVRALQSLKTALGLPLRFGWNGDPCVPQQHPWSGADCQFDKVSNKWVIDGLGLDNQGLRGFLPADISKLHNLQSINFSGNSIGGVIPSSLGTISSLEVLFTDNAGLCGIPGLRTCGPHLSAGARVGIGLGVCVSFLLIATCLTCWWKRRQNILRAQRIAARDAPYAKARTQFNRDVQLTRHHGHEHARTAAENGPSLLA
- the LOC140004250 gene encoding receptor-like protein 4 isoform X2 → MLRPRGFFVLFFISFCFFSSLKPSFPRPAPYVMRISCGARTDVRTSPTNTLWYKDFAYTGGIPANGTRPSFITPSLDTLRYFPLSEGPENCYNINRVPHGHYTVRIFFGLVAEPNFNNEPLFDVSIEGTLAYSLPSGWSNHDDEQAFVEALVFLEDGTASLCFHSTGHGDPAVMAIEILQVDDSAYYFGPGHGQGTILRTVKRYSCGSEHQKFGADYSADSWGGDRFWDSRLTFGQSNDHTISTTNSIKVPSSSPNFYPEALYQTALISTDNQPDLVYTMDIDPNRNYSVWLHFAEIDPSVTAAGKRVFDILINGDAVFRDVDIVKMTGAINTALVLNTTVPVSGRGLTISLHPTKGNHAIINAIEIFEIVAAESKTLPDEVRALQSLKTALGLPLRFGWNGDPCVPQQHPWSGADCQFDKVSNKWVIDGLGLDNQGLRGFLPADISKLHNLQSINFSGNSIGGVIPSSLGTISSLEVLDLSYNFFNGSIPESLGQLTSLRILFTDNAGLCGIPGLRTCGPHLSAGARVGIGLGVCVSFLLIATCLTCWWKRRQNILRAQRIAARDAPYAKARTQFNRDVQLTRHHGHEHARTAAENGPSLLA